Proteins from a genomic interval of Gossypium hirsutum isolate 1008001.06 chromosome A09, Gossypium_hirsutum_v2.1, whole genome shotgun sequence:
- the LOC107889550 gene encoding zinc finger A20 and AN1 domain-containing stress-associated protein 6 produces the protein MAEEHRCQTPEGHRLCVNNCGFFGSPATMNLCSKCYRDFRLKEQQGATSIKSSLSSSPSFSSSSVVVESVSQVPLFNLPEFIGESPVPAVEVALVAEQRPQQQQPNRCMVCRKRVGLTGFRCKCEITFCGSHRYPENHGCTFDFKEVGREEIARANPLVKAEKLEKI, from the coding sequence atggcgGAGGAGCATAGATGCCAAACGCCGGAAGGCCACCGTCTTTGCGTTAACAACTGCGGCTTTTTCGGAAGTCCGGCGACAATGAATCTTTGCTCTAAATGTTATAGAGATTTCCGTCTTAAAGAACAACAGGGAGCTACTTCCATCAAATCATCTCTTTCTTCCTCTCCTTCGTTTTCATCTTCGTCAGTCGTTGTCGAATCCGTTTCTCAGGTTCCGCTGTTCAATCTGCCTGAGTTCATTGGAGAATCGCCAGTTCCTGCAGTGGAGGTTGCCCTGGTGGCTGAGCAACGGCCGCAACAGCAACAACCGAATCGATGCATGGTTTGCAGGAAACGGGTCGGGTTGACCGGGTTCAGGTGCAAATGCGAGATTACATTTTGCGGGTCCCATAGGTATCCAGAGAATCACGGGTGTACCTTCGATTTCAAGGAGGTTGGGAGAGAGGAGATTGCACGCGCAAATCCACTGGTCAAAGCAGAGAAGCTGGAGAAGATTTGA